In Candidatus Methylacidiphilales bacterium, the sequence CCCATGCGCGAGATCGCCCTTTCGCCGACCAAATCCTTCAACGGGGAAATCGAGGCCAACGAACCCGTCCGGGTCTACGATTGCTCCGGCCCCTGGGGTGATCCGGGTTTCAGCGGCACATCCGAGGAAGGCCTTCCTGCGCTGCGTGCGGAATGGATCCGGGCGAGGGGGGATGTCGAGGAATACGAGGGTCGCGAGGTCAAACCGCAGGACAATGGTTATCTCTCCGGCAAGCACGCCGAGTTCGCCAGCCAGGCGGAAAAGAACCGCCTGGTCGAATTCCCCGGCCTGACCGCCAGTCGCCGCCGCACCCTGCGGGCCCGGCTCGGCAAGGTGGTCACGCAGTTGCACTATGCCCGCCAGGGCATCATCACGCCGGAAATGGAATTCATCGCCATCCGTGAGAACCTCGGCCGGGCCAGGATCGCCGAGATGTCGGAGGATATTGTCCGCAACGATCTGAGCAAACAGCACGCCGGGTCCTCGCAGTTGGGGCAGAGCCCCTACACGCCGGGTATTTTCAACCGCTTCCCCCAGCGCATCCCGAAGGAAATCACCCCGGAATTCGTCCGCAGCGAGGTGGCCGCCGGTCGCGCCATCATCCCGTCCAACATCAACCACCCCGAACTCGAGCCCATGATCATCGGGCGCAATTTCCTCGTGAAGATCAACGCCAACATCGGCAACTCCGCCGTCGCGTCGTCCATTGAGGAAGAAGTCGAAAAAATGCGTTGGGCCACCAAGTGGGGGGCCGACACCGTCATGGACCTTTCCACCGGCAAGAACATCCACGCCACCCGCGAGTGGATCCTGCGCAACAGCCCGGTCCCCATCGGCACCGTGCCGATTTACCAGGCCTTGGAGAAAGTGAACGGCAAGGCCGAGGACCTGACCTGGGAATTGTTCCGCGACACCCTCATCGAGCAGGCCGAACAGGGCGTGGACTACTTCACCATCCACGCCGGAGTGCTCCTCCGCTTCGTCCCCCTGACCGCCCGGCGCATGACCGGGATCGTCAGCCGCGGCGGCAGCATCATGGCCAAGTGGTGCCTGGCCCATCACAAGGAGAATTTCCTCTACACCCATTGGGACGACATCTGCGACATCATGGCCGCCTATGACGTGAGCTTCTCCATCGGCGACGGACTCCGTCCCGGTTCCATCGCGGATGCCAACGACCAGGCCCAGTTCGGGGAGTTGGAAGTGCAGGGCGAGCTGACCAAGCGCGCCTGGGCCAAGGGCGTCCAAGTCATGAACGAAGGCCCCGGCCACGTCCCCATGCACATGATCGAGGAAAACATGGCCAAGCAGTTGGAATGGTGTGGCGAGGCCCCGTTCTACACCCTCGGACCGCTCACCACCGACATCGCCCCGGGCTACGATCATATCACGTCGGGCATCGGCGCGGCCATGATCGGTTGGTATGGATGTGCCATGCTCTGCTACGTCACGCCCAAGGAACACCTGGGATTGCCGAACAAGAAAGATGTGAAAGACGGCGTCATCACTTACAAGATCGCCGCCCACGCCGCCGATCTGGCCAAAGGCCACCCCGGCGCCCAATACCGCGACAACGCCCTCAGCAAGGCGCGCTTCGAGTTCCGCTGGGAGGACCAGTTTAATCTCGGATTGGATCC encodes:
- the thiC gene encoding phosphomethylpyrimidine synthase ThiC, whose translation is MIAKPADTEPHSSTQLPNSTRVYVQGTLHPTVRVPMREIALSPTKSFNGEIEANEPVRVYDCSGPWGDPGFSGTSEEGLPALRAEWIRARGDVEEYEGREVKPQDNGYLSGKHAEFASQAEKNRLVEFPGLTASRRRTLRARLGKVVTQLHYARQGIITPEMEFIAIRENLGRARIAEMSEDIVRNDLSKQHAGSSQLGQSPYTPGIFNRFPQRIPKEITPEFVRSEVAAGRAIIPSNINHPELEPMIIGRNFLVKINANIGNSAVASSIEEEVEKMRWATKWGADTVMDLSTGKNIHATREWILRNSPVPIGTVPIYQALEKVNGKAEDLTWELFRDTLIEQAEQGVDYFTIHAGVLLRFVPLTARRMTGIVSRGGSIMAKWCLAHHKENFLYTHWDDICDIMAAYDVSFSIGDGLRPGSIADANDQAQFGELEVQGELTKRAWAKGVQVMNEGPGHVPMHMIEENMAKQLEWCGEAPFYTLGPLTTDIAPGYDHITSGIGAAMIGWYGCAMLCYVTPKEHLGLPNKKDVKDGVITYKIAAHAADLAKGHPGAQYRDNALSKARFEFRWEDQFNLGLDPETAREFHDETLPQEGAKSAHFCSMCGPHFCSMKISEDVRKYAAEQGLTEEEALKAGMEQKSQEFVERGAEVYTKA